The Hymenobacter sp. DG25A nucleotide sequence GCCACCAGCGGCTGAAACTTAACGGCGCCGTTACCAAAGCATAACAAGCGGTGGTGTGCTAATTGTTCGGCCAGCGTGGTTTCCTCCAGAATCAGTGGTGTGGGGGCCAGCACTTCCTGGCCTTCGTGGGTGTAGAGCGCGGCATATACTTCCATACGACGGGCATCCAGCATGGGACAAAAGAGGTATTGCTCCGGCCGGGCCGTGTAGGAAGCTACCTGATAAGCCAACGCCTGCAGGGTGCTGATAGCTACCAAAGGAATTTCCAGCGCGAAGCAGAGGCCTTTTGCTGCGGCCGCTCCTATGCGCAAACCGGTGTAGGAGCCCGGCCCATCAGAAACCGCCACGGCCGCCACATCCTGCAACGTGTACTGGCAGTTTTCCAGCAGCTGATTCACCAGCACGCTCAGGTGCGAGGAGTGCGACTTCTCCAACCGCAGTTCCGACTGCCCCACCAGGCTACCATCGGCTACCCGGTGCAGGGCCACGGAGCAAATGGAGGATGAGGTTTCGAGGGAGAGAATGAGAAAAGACATAAGCAGCGAAAACGGAGGAGAACAACTTCTCTCACAGAATGAAAAAAGCAGACTCATAAGGAGTCTGCTTTTCATTACAAAGGTATAACAAACCTTACTTCGTACCGGCACTCTTCATAGCGCTGGCCGCTTTGCCGCCGGGCTTAAGCAAGGCCGCATAGCGGTTGGGCTCATTCAGCACCTGCACGGCGGCCAGAATATTGGGGTCATCATCAAAGCTGGCTTCAATGCTGCCTTTCTGGAAGTAGTAGCGCGACACAATTTCCTGCTCCAGAAACTCCCGGATTTCGGGCTTAAAGCGAATCAGGTCGTTGCTTTTGTTGGTGGATACTTTCCGCCGGATGGCTTCCAGTTCGTTCTTCACGTCGTCGTAGTGCTTTTCCTCCTTGGCTTTCTTCACTACATCGGCCAGGCTTTTCTCTACCTCGGTGCTGTAGCTGATGTCTTTGCCCTGCAGAAACTGAATAAATTTCTGGTACTCGGCATCGGAAAGCTTGAAGTCGCGGGCTGGTGGAATGCTGGTATGCTCGGCGCGGTAGCGCGTGGCATAGTCGAAGACGTAATTTTTCTGCAACAGCAAGCGGGTGATTT carries:
- the tsaB gene encoding tRNA (adenosine(37)-N6)-threonylcarbamoyltransferase complex dimerization subunit type 1 TsaB; the protein is MSFLILSLETSSSICSVALHRVADGSLVGQSELRLEKSHSSHLSVLVNQLLENCQYTLQDVAAVAVSDGPGSYTGLRIGAAAAKGLCFALEIPLVAISTLQALAYQVASYTARPEQYLFCPMLDARRMEVYAALYTHEGQEVLAPTPLILEETTLAEQLAHHRLLCFGNGAVKFQPLVAGNAHADFLSDIQPSAVAVGALAVQAFREQDFRDVAYYEPFYLKEVYTTTPRPKA